The following proteins are encoded in a genomic region of Sesamum indicum cultivar Zhongzhi No. 13 linkage group LG8, S_indicum_v1.0, whole genome shotgun sequence:
- the LOC105168182 gene encoding transcription factor MYB1R1, with protein MAAVQGGKCSDYSAMDDGRSSGTSSEVSGGKGFMLFGVRVMMEGSFRKSASMNNLAQYDQQPQDSNNDVASGYASDDVVHPSGRSRERKRGVPWSEEEHRLFLLGLQKVGKGDWRGISRNYVKTRTPTQVASHAQKYFLRRNNHNRRRRRSSLFDITTDAVVGSAIEDQMHQENSPQPPIAQQQNLSKNLEKFPMSTYPVAITPLVVPITSENHVENRTLGQVNQLNNSPRPIRPIPILPVPPSSKMANLNLNKTTSLQPPSLSLNLSISSQSPPPLPPSSQEPPPPPPSNQQSPPARHTSTFQAMPASFNESGGDSIISVA; from the exons ATGGCGGCGGTGCAGGGTGGCAAATGCTCGGATTACTCTGCCATGGACGATGGCCGGAGCTCGGGGACGTCCTCGGAGGTCAGTGGTGGTAAGGGATTCATGCTGTTTGGGGTGAGAGTTATGATGGAGGGATCGTTTAGGAAGAGTGCTAGTATGAATAATTTGGCTCAGTATGATCAGCAACCCCAAGACTCGAACAATGATGTCGCCTCCGGCTATGCCTCCGACGACGTCGTCCATCCCTCCGGCAGGAGCCGTGAGCGGAAGAGAG gGGTGCCATGGAGTGAGGAGGAGCACCGGCTGTTCTTGTTGGGGCTGCAAAAAGTGGGGAAAGGAGACTGGAGaggaatttcaagaaactatGTGAAAACAAGAACACCTACTCAAGTTGCAAGCCATGCTCAGAAGTACTTCCTCCGCCGGAACAACCACAACAGGCGGCGCCGGAGATCCAGTCTTTTTGACATTACAACTGATGCG GTTGTGGGTTCTGCAATCGAAGACCAAATGCATCAAGAAAACTCACCACAGCCTCCAATAGCACAACAACAGAACCTCAGCAAAAATCTGGAGAAATTTCCCATGTCAACTTATCCTGTGGCTATCACACCTCTAGTGGTTCCAATCACAAGTGAAAATCACGTAGAAAATCGAACACTTGGACAAGTCAATCAGCTCAACAATTCACCCAGGCCCATCAGGCCAATCCCTATCTTACCAGTCCCTCCATCTTCCAAAATGGCCAATTTGAACCTAAACAAGACCACAAGCCTTCAACCTCCATCTTTATCACTTAACTTGTCGATATCGTCACAATCACCTCCTCCGCTACCTCCATCCAGTCAggaaccaccaccaccaccaccatccaATCAGCAATCACCACCTGCACGGCACACGTCGACTTTCCAAGCAATGCCTGCTAGCTTCAATGAGAGTGGTGGGGATAGCATCATTAGTGTTGCTTGa
- the LOC105168183 gene encoding protein COFACTOR ASSEMBLY OF COMPLEX C SUBUNIT B CCB4, chloroplastic isoform X5, whose product MEAGTLLRSAVPLSPTRRRFVSRPNSVRASLSPRGGYQGPRPKREWVADWVSKNDDFVRSLPIYVGGASLFAVLFNRTVSGIAPVADASSSQSRADLLTLGLAVTNILNGLVWLSIRPKSISVVNPNGVECQRIYHDLPDPVISELIWAWESLSDVTCCRSLVVIYDGICILQIGFADISNSNGSEPMVVDTDKLMKGSLYNGVLKSGSQSYLANLALYPGKSELPFLPSNTQAKIISLGSYLATPWG is encoded by the exons ATGGAAGCGGGAACTCTCCTCCGTTCAGCTGTTCCGTTAAGCCCAACCCGGCGACGTTTTGTTTCCCGCCCGAACTCAGTTAGGGCTTCTCTCAGTCCGCGG GGAGGGTATCAAGGGCCGAGACCAAAGAGGGAATGGGTGGCGGATTGGGTATCGAAAAACGACGACTTTGTCCGGAGCTTGCCCATATACGTCGGTGGCGCTTCTCTCTTTGCAGTGCTCTTTAACCGAACAGTTTCAGGAATTGCCCCTGTTGCTGATGCCAGTAG TTCACAGTCTAGAGCGGATCTACTGACACTTGGTTTGGCTGTGACGAATATTTTGAATGGTCTTGTGTGGCTCTCAATTCGGCCAAAATCTATTTCTGTG GTAAATCCCAATGGGGTAGAATGCCAAAGAATATATCATGACCTTCCTGATCCTGTCATTTCTGAGTTAATCTG GGCATGGGAGTCTCTATCAGATGTTACATGCTGCAGGTCTCTTGTTGTCATTTATGATGGCATCTGTATTTTGCAAATAGGGTTTGCTGATATATCCAACTCAAATGGAAGTGAACCCATGGTTGTAGATACTGACAAATTGATGAAAGGATCTCTGTATAATGGTGTTCTGAAGTCTGGATCAC AAAGTTACTTGGCCAACTTGGCACTGTATCCTGGGAAATCCGAGCTTCCATTTCTTCCTTCAAATACACag gcaaaaattatttctttaggCAGTTATCTTGCAACCCCTTGGGGATAA
- the LOC105168183 gene encoding protein COFACTOR ASSEMBLY OF COMPLEX C SUBUNIT B CCB4, chloroplastic isoform X2, which translates to MEAGTLLRSAVPLSPTRRRFVSRPNSVRASLSPRGGYQGPRPKREWVADWVSKNDDFVRSLPIYVGGASLFAVLFNRTVSGIAPVADASSSQSRADLLTLGLAVTNILNGLVWLSIRPKSISVVNPNGVECQRIYHDLPDPVISELIWAWESLSDVTCCRSLVVIYDGICILQIGFADISNSNGSEPMVVDTDKLMKGSLYNGVLKSGSQSYLANLALYPGKSELPFLPSNTQLSCNPLGIKELQLLVVTRLGDSLLLTSARRNLNDQLQSHLSVYDT; encoded by the exons ATGGAAGCGGGAACTCTCCTCCGTTCAGCTGTTCCGTTAAGCCCAACCCGGCGACGTTTTGTTTCCCGCCCGAACTCAGTTAGGGCTTCTCTCAGTCCGCGG GGAGGGTATCAAGGGCCGAGACCAAAGAGGGAATGGGTGGCGGATTGGGTATCGAAAAACGACGACTTTGTCCGGAGCTTGCCCATATACGTCGGTGGCGCTTCTCTCTTTGCAGTGCTCTTTAACCGAACAGTTTCAGGAATTGCCCCTGTTGCTGATGCCAGTAG TTCACAGTCTAGAGCGGATCTACTGACACTTGGTTTGGCTGTGACGAATATTTTGAATGGTCTTGTGTGGCTCTCAATTCGGCCAAAATCTATTTCTGTG GTAAATCCCAATGGGGTAGAATGCCAAAGAATATATCATGACCTTCCTGATCCTGTCATTTCTGAGTTAATCTG GGCATGGGAGTCTCTATCAGATGTTACATGCTGCAGGTCTCTTGTTGTCATTTATGATGGCATCTGTATTTTGCAAATAGGGTTTGCTGATATATCCAACTCAAATGGAAGTGAACCCATGGTTGTAGATACTGACAAATTGATGAAAGGATCTCTGTATAATGGTGTTCTGAAGTCTGGATCAC AAAGTTACTTGGCCAACTTGGCACTGTATCCTGGGAAATCCGAGCTTCCATTTCTTCCTTCAAATACACag TTATCTTGCAACCCCTTGGGGATAAAGGAATTGCAATTGTTGGTGGTGACACGATTAGGGGATTCACTTCTTCTGACCAG TGCAAGAAGGAATTTGAATGATCAGTTACAATCACACTTATCAGTTTATGATACCTGA
- the LOC105168183 gene encoding protein COFACTOR ASSEMBLY OF COMPLEX C SUBUNIT B CCB4, chloroplastic isoform X4: MEAGTLLRSAVPLSPTRRRFVSRPNSVRASLSPRGGYQGPRPKREWVADWVSKNDDFVRSLPIYVGGASLFAVLFNRTVSGIAPVADASSSQSRADLLTLGLAVTNILNGLVWLSIRPKSISVVNPNGVECQRIYHDLPDPVISELIWAWESLSDVTCCRSLVVIYDGICILQIGFADISNSNGSEPMVVDTDKLMKGSLYNGVLKSGSQSYLANLALYPGKSELPFLPSNTQLSCNPLGIKELQLLVVTRLGDSLLLTRYGSH; encoded by the exons ATGGAAGCGGGAACTCTCCTCCGTTCAGCTGTTCCGTTAAGCCCAACCCGGCGACGTTTTGTTTCCCGCCCGAACTCAGTTAGGGCTTCTCTCAGTCCGCGG GGAGGGTATCAAGGGCCGAGACCAAAGAGGGAATGGGTGGCGGATTGGGTATCGAAAAACGACGACTTTGTCCGGAGCTTGCCCATATACGTCGGTGGCGCTTCTCTCTTTGCAGTGCTCTTTAACCGAACAGTTTCAGGAATTGCCCCTGTTGCTGATGCCAGTAG TTCACAGTCTAGAGCGGATCTACTGACACTTGGTTTGGCTGTGACGAATATTTTGAATGGTCTTGTGTGGCTCTCAATTCGGCCAAAATCTATTTCTGTG GTAAATCCCAATGGGGTAGAATGCCAAAGAATATATCATGACCTTCCTGATCCTGTCATTTCTGAGTTAATCTG GGCATGGGAGTCTCTATCAGATGTTACATGCTGCAGGTCTCTTGTTGTCATTTATGATGGCATCTGTATTTTGCAAATAGGGTTTGCTGATATATCCAACTCAAATGGAAGTGAACCCATGGTTGTAGATACTGACAAATTGATGAAAGGATCTCTGTATAATGGTGTTCTGAAGTCTGGATCAC AAAGTTACTTGGCCAACTTGGCACTGTATCCTGGGAAATCCGAGCTTCCATTTCTTCCTTCAAATACACag TTATCTTGCAACCCCTTGGGGATAAAGGAATTGCAATTGTTGGTGGTGACACGATTAGGGGATTCACTTCTTCTGACCAG GTATGGATCACATTAA
- the LOC105168183 gene encoding protein COFACTOR ASSEMBLY OF COMPLEX C SUBUNIT B CCB4, chloroplastic isoform X3, which produces MEAGTLLRSAVPLSPTRRRFVSRPNSVRASLSPRGGYQGPRPKREWVADWVSKNDDFVRSLPIYVGGASLFAVLFNRTVSGIAPVADASSSQSRADLLTLGLAVTNILNGLVWLSIRPKSISVVNPNGVECQRIYHDLPDPVISELIWAWESLSDVTCCRSLVVIYDGICILQIGFADISNSNGSEPMVVDTDKLMKGSLYNGVLKSGSQSYLANLALYPGKSELPFLPSNTQAVILQPLGDKGIAIVGGDTIRGFTSSDQCKKEFE; this is translated from the exons ATGGAAGCGGGAACTCTCCTCCGTTCAGCTGTTCCGTTAAGCCCAACCCGGCGACGTTTTGTTTCCCGCCCGAACTCAGTTAGGGCTTCTCTCAGTCCGCGG GGAGGGTATCAAGGGCCGAGACCAAAGAGGGAATGGGTGGCGGATTGGGTATCGAAAAACGACGACTTTGTCCGGAGCTTGCCCATATACGTCGGTGGCGCTTCTCTCTTTGCAGTGCTCTTTAACCGAACAGTTTCAGGAATTGCCCCTGTTGCTGATGCCAGTAG TTCACAGTCTAGAGCGGATCTACTGACACTTGGTTTGGCTGTGACGAATATTTTGAATGGTCTTGTGTGGCTCTCAATTCGGCCAAAATCTATTTCTGTG GTAAATCCCAATGGGGTAGAATGCCAAAGAATATATCATGACCTTCCTGATCCTGTCATTTCTGAGTTAATCTG GGCATGGGAGTCTCTATCAGATGTTACATGCTGCAGGTCTCTTGTTGTCATTTATGATGGCATCTGTATTTTGCAAATAGGGTTTGCTGATATATCCAACTCAAATGGAAGTGAACCCATGGTTGTAGATACTGACAAATTGATGAAAGGATCTCTGTATAATGGTGTTCTGAAGTCTGGATCAC AAAGTTACTTGGCCAACTTGGCACTGTATCCTGGGAAATCCGAGCTTCCATTTCTTCCTTCAAATACACag gCAGTTATCTTGCAACCCCTTGGGGATAAAGGAATTGCAATTGTTGGTGGTGACACGATTAGGGGATTCACTTCTTCTGACCAG TGCAAGAAGGAATTTGAATGA
- the LOC105168183 gene encoding protein COFACTOR ASSEMBLY OF COMPLEX C SUBUNIT B CCB4, chloroplastic isoform X1 — protein sequence MEAGTLLRSAVPLSPTRRRFVSRPNSVRASLSPRGGYQGPRPKREWVADWVSKNDDFVRSLPIYVGGASLFAVLFNRTVSGIAPVADASSSQSRADLLTLGLAVTNILNGLVWLSIRPKSISVVNPNGVECQRIYHDLPDPVISELIWAWESLSDVTCCRSLVVIYDGICILQIGFADISNSNGSEPMVVDTDKLMKGSLYNGVLKSGSQSYLANLALYPGKSELPFLPSNTQAVILQPLGDKGIAIVGGDTIRGFTSSDQVWITLIGEKLDATLAKVVYRMPLTVQEGI from the exons ATGGAAGCGGGAACTCTCCTCCGTTCAGCTGTTCCGTTAAGCCCAACCCGGCGACGTTTTGTTTCCCGCCCGAACTCAGTTAGGGCTTCTCTCAGTCCGCGG GGAGGGTATCAAGGGCCGAGACCAAAGAGGGAATGGGTGGCGGATTGGGTATCGAAAAACGACGACTTTGTCCGGAGCTTGCCCATATACGTCGGTGGCGCTTCTCTCTTTGCAGTGCTCTTTAACCGAACAGTTTCAGGAATTGCCCCTGTTGCTGATGCCAGTAG TTCACAGTCTAGAGCGGATCTACTGACACTTGGTTTGGCTGTGACGAATATTTTGAATGGTCTTGTGTGGCTCTCAATTCGGCCAAAATCTATTTCTGTG GTAAATCCCAATGGGGTAGAATGCCAAAGAATATATCATGACCTTCCTGATCCTGTCATTTCTGAGTTAATCTG GGCATGGGAGTCTCTATCAGATGTTACATGCTGCAGGTCTCTTGTTGTCATTTATGATGGCATCTGTATTTTGCAAATAGGGTTTGCTGATATATCCAACTCAAATGGAAGTGAACCCATGGTTGTAGATACTGACAAATTGATGAAAGGATCTCTGTATAATGGTGTTCTGAAGTCTGGATCAC AAAGTTACTTGGCCAACTTGGCACTGTATCCTGGGAAATCCGAGCTTCCATTTCTTCCTTCAAATACACag gCAGTTATCTTGCAACCCCTTGGGGATAAAGGAATTGCAATTGTTGGTGGTGACACGATTAGGGGATTCACTTCTTCTGACCAG GTATGGATCACATTAATTGGGGAGAAATTAGATGCTACACTTGCAAAAGTTGTTTACAGAATGCCATTGACAGTGCAAGAAGGAATTTGA
- the LOC105168184 gene encoding glycosyltransferase family 92 protein RCOM_0530710-like, which yields MSSSSDQRRKRKRILRQSDSSLLSLPHLLSVRSLVLCFSFLTFLYLLSRTLPFASSAFHPVLVVSSLSLLSSSSSSTTAQSVQDFGSFLYPLRIENRVLFPDHVLLLVKNDGLLKKSVVDELECVYSGVTVLSTSNGSSGDFSVLKVLSFDEYDEFRSVVRCPLPSVNYSADANLRWSGRNGVFAGGEKGLWLDNRRVNSCSWENVAYAAALDGGTVVVFVKGLNLRADRESDPSQFSCHFGLGKWEKNGRYVLRTKALTAAQEVVRCSLPRTLMNKLDKVKGIRVTIGATHYFHARAHKHVLIPSVAKVSDSGFEGQKKKMEGKYELCVCTMVWNQASAIREWIMYHSWLGVERWFIYDNNSDDGIDEVIQELDLENYNVTRHVWPWIKTQEAGFSHCALRARAECEWVSFMDVDEYFYFPYSPPRHQRFRKSSYVGQNSLRALVANFSSSSRTIAEIRTSCHSFGPSGLNSPPSQGVTVGYTCRLQSPERHKSIVRPDALDTTLLNVVHHFHLQKGFRYMNLPQSTAIINHYKYQVWEVFRAKFYRRVATYVADWQENQNEGSRDRAPGLGTEAIEPPDWPQKFCEVWDTGLRDFVLSNLADLSTGLLPWETHSALTD from the coding sequence ATGAGCTCTTCTTCAGATCAACGCCGCAAGAGAAAACGCATTCTCAGACAATCTGATTCATCACTACTTTCTCTCCCACACTTGTTGTCTGTGAGATCTCTTGTCTTGTGCTTTAGCTTCCTCACCTTTCTTTATCTCTTATCCCGTACTCTCCCTTTTGCTTCTTCAGCTTTTCACCCGGTTTTAGTAGTTTCAAGCTTATCCCTCTTGTCCTCTTCTAGTTCCAGCACTACTGCTCAATCGGTTCAAGATTTTGGTAGTTTTTTGTACCCATTGAGAATAGAGAACCGGGTTTTGTTCCCTGATCATGTTTTGTTGTTGGTTAAGAATGATGGGTTGTTGAAGAAGAGTGTTGTTGATGAATTGGAATGTGTTTATTCTGGTGTAACTGTGTTGAGTACTAGCAATGGTAGTAGTGGTGATTTTTCTGTGTTAAAGGTGCTGTCTTTTGATGAATATGATGAGTTTAGGTCTGTTGTGAGGTGCCCACTTCCATCTGTGAACTATTCAGCTGATGCAAATTTGAGGTGGAGTGGTAGAAATGGAGTTTTTGCGGGAGGTGAAAAGGGGTTGTGGTTGGATAATCGCAGGGTTAATTCGTGTTCTTGGGAAAATGTGGCGTATGCAGCTGCACTTGATGGGGGCACTGTTGTTGTATTTGTGAAGGGATTGAACTTGAGGGCTGATAGGGAGTCCGAtccgagtcagttcagttgcCATTTTGGGTTGGGGAAATGGGAAAAAAACGGTAGGTATGTGCTGAGGACGAAGGCTTTGACTGCTGCTCAGGAGGTTGTTAGGTGTTCGTTGCCTAGGACCTTGATGAACAAGCTCGATAAGGTTAAGGGCATTCGTGTGACTATTGGAGCTACACACTATTTTCATGCTCGAGCTCATAAGCATGTGCTTATTCCATCTGTGGCGAAAGTTTCTGATTCAGGTTTTGAGGgtcagaagaagaagatggagGGGAAATACGAACTTTGTGTGTGTACAATGGTGTGGAACCAGGCCTCAGCCATCAGGGAGTGGATTATGTATCATTCTTGGCTTGGAGTTGAGAGATGGTTTATATATGATAACAATAGTGATGATGGGATTGATGAGGTGATTCAAGAACTTGATCTTGAGAACTACAATGTCACTAGGCATGTCTGGCCCTGGATCAAGACTCAAGAAGCGGGATTCTCTCACTGTGCTCTCAGAGCAAGGGCTGAATGTGAGTGGGTTTCGTTCATGGACGTGGATGAGTATTTTTACTTCCCATATTCGCCTCCTAGGCACCAAAGATTCAGGAAATCGAGTTATGTAGGCCAGAACTCACTTCGTGCTTTGGTGGCAAatttttcatcatcatcaagaaCTATAGCAGAGATCAGAACATCTTGCCACAGCTTCGGGCCATCTGGGCTGAATTCACCTCCCTCACAGGGAGTAACGGTAGGGTACACTTGCCGTCTCCAGAGTCCTGAGAGGCATAAATCGATTGTTAGACCAGATGCACTTGACACCACTCTGCTTAATGTGGTGCACCATTTTCACCTCCAGAAGGGCTTCAGGTACATGAATTTGCCTCAGAGTACGGCTATAATCAATCACTACAAATACCAGGTGTGGGAGGTTTTCAGAGCAAAGTTTTACAGACGAGTCGCCACTTATGTCGCTGATTGGCAAGAAAACCAAAACGAAGGCTCAAGAGATAGAGCTCCTGGGTTGGGGACGGAGGCCATTGAACCACCCGATTGGCCACAGAAGTTTTGTGAAGTTTGGGACACAGGGCTGAGAGACTTTGTTTTATCCAATTTGGCTGATCTATCTACAGGTTTGCTCCCATGGGAGACGCATTCTGCCTTGACTGATTAA